In Macadamia integrifolia cultivar HAES 741 chromosome 13, SCU_Mint_v3, whole genome shotgun sequence, one DNA window encodes the following:
- the LOC122059052 gene encoding uncharacterized protein LOC122059052, which yields MFDVVAKANPRIKGMTAYEVMNVYLLKEKTNLKMYIDELKVMWKSYGVTIMCDGWTGSTRKSINFMVYCDGRTIFLKSIDASMETNDAKYIYKLLKGVVEEVGIQNVVLIVTDNESNYKKVGIKMMNNPRFQLFLTPYAAHCIDLMLKDMGKLKIMQNVVERARQVSTFAYNHGFSLNLLREKCGSDLVRPGLTRFATNYIVLQSFESKKIGLRSMFTSNEWFDWRELGSTSGREAQATISSEEFWTQLGKVVKILAPIVSLLKLVDSAFKPTLPSLWAAITMMKENVYPVNPCGNRK from the coding sequence ATGTTTGATGTTGTGGCTAAGGCCAATCCAAGGATAAAGGGGATGACTGCATATGAGGTGATGAATGTATATTTGCTTAAGGAGAAGACAAACTTGAAAATGTATATTGATGAGTTAAAAGTTATGTGGAAGAGCTATGGGGTAACCataatgtgtgatggttggacagGGTCCACGAGAAAGTCcatcaattttatggtttattgtgATGGTAGAACCATTTTCTTGAAGTCTATTGATGCATCCATGGAAACAAATGATGCAAAATatatttacaaacttttgaagGGTGTTGTGGAAGAAGTTGGGATACAAAATGTTGTTCTGATTGTGACTGACAATGAAAGTAACTACAAAAAGGTTGGaattaaaatgatgaacaacccTAGATTCCAACTCTTTTTGACTCCTTATGCAGCACACTGCATTGACCTAATGTTGAAGGACATGGGAAAACTTAAAATTATGCAGAATGTGGTTGAAAGGGCTAGGCAAGTGAGCACATTTGCCTATAATCATGGGTTTTCATTGAACCTATTGAGGGAGAAGTGCGGGAGTGACTTGGTCAGGCCCGGTCTCACAAGATTTGCTACCAACTATATTGTACTGCAAagttttgaatccaagaaaATTGGTCTTCGATCCATGTTTACATCTAACGAGTGGTTTGATTGGAGGGAATTAGGATCAACTAGTGGTAGGGAGGCACAGGCAACCATTTCATCAGAGGAGTTTTGGACACAATTGGGTAAAGTGGTTAAAATCTTGGCACCAATTGTTAGCTTGTTGAAGTTGGTGGATTCTGCTTTCAAACCCACCTTGCCAAGCCTATGGGCTGCTATtacaatgatgaaggaaaatgtcTATCCTGTCAACCCATGTGGAAATAGGAAATAA